One segment of Longimicrobiaceae bacterium DNA contains the following:
- a CDS encoding glycosyltransferase family 4 protein — MRIAMISTPFLSVPPREYGGTELVVHELTEGLIERGHDVTLFATGDSQTSAELKSLYPQAQWPPELLTDLNHVSWAMQKAKEGDFDIIHGHSAVALAISRLIPEIPLVYTLHHDRDEQLSAFYRYFPDVNYVAISADQRSREVPLPHVHVIHHGLNPDKYQWTCTPGDYVAFVGRLARVKGPHTAIDVAERAGVQIRVGGDVHVVDREFGEREVIPRLTRPHVHYLGPVGMGVKVPLLRDARALLAPIEWDEPFGLILIEAMLSGCPVVAFARGSVPELVEQGVTGFIARDQDEMVELIRPGGAVDHFDRERCRARAVERFDRSRMVAEHEALYQRLISAAAAARRQRIRIA; from the coding sequence ATGCGCATTGCGATGATCTCCACTCCCTTCCTGTCCGTCCCTCCGCGAGAGTATGGCGGCACGGAGCTGGTGGTCCACGAGCTCACGGAAGGGTTGATCGAGCGAGGACACGACGTCACCCTCTTCGCCACGGGCGACTCGCAAACCAGCGCAGAGCTCAAGTCTCTCTACCCCCAGGCCCAGTGGCCCCCCGAGCTGCTCACCGACCTGAACCACGTCTCGTGGGCAATGCAGAAAGCGAAGGAGGGCGACTTCGATATCATTCACGGCCACTCGGCCGTGGCGCTCGCGATCTCCCGATTGATCCCGGAGATCCCGCTCGTCTACACTCTCCACCACGACCGTGACGAGCAGCTCTCGGCTTTCTATCGTTACTTCCCGGACGTGAACTACGTGGCGATCTCGGCCGACCAGCGGTCGCGCGAGGTGCCGCTTCCGCATGTCCACGTGATCCACCACGGGCTCAATCCGGACAAGTACCAGTGGACCTGCACGCCGGGTGATTACGTAGCCTTCGTAGGACGCCTCGCCAGGGTAAAGGGGCCGCACACGGCTATCGACGTCGCCGAACGAGCGGGTGTTCAGATCCGCGTCGGGGGGGACGTTCACGTTGTCGACCGCGAGTTCGGCGAGAGGGAGGTGATCCCGCGGCTTACGCGCCCGCACGTCCACTACCTTGGGCCCGTCGGCATGGGAGTGAAGGTGCCGCTCCTGCGCGATGCCCGAGCGCTGCTCGCGCCGATCGAGTGGGACGAGCCCTTCGGATTGATTCTGATCGAGGCGATGCTCTCGGGATGCCCGGTCGTCGCCTTTGCCCGCGGAAGCGTACCGGAGCTGGTGGAGCAGGGGGTGACCGGATTCATCGCCCGTGACCAGGATGAGATGGTAGAGTTGATCCGCCCCGGCGGTGCCGTCGATCATTTCGACCGCGAGCGCTGTCGAGCCCGCGCTGTCGAACGGTTCGACCGATCGCGCATGGTGGCGGAGCATGAGGCGCTCTACCAGCGACTCATCAGCGCGGCTGCCGCGGCCCGGCGCCAGCGGATCCGCATCGCCTGA
- a CDS encoding NAD-dependent protein deacetylase, with translation MDLLTVSRAQGDVEALADHLRDRRVVALVGAGCSTESGIPDYRGPESIKRERRPIQYQEFVGRPAARVRYWARSMIGWPRIRAARPNAGHFALAAMEGSGLLHGVITQNVDGLHQAAGSRRVVELHGSLDRVRCLDCGGVVSRTQYQSQLLDLNTAWIERFTIQSGPGDAEAAPDGDAELPAEAMEQFAVPPCDHCGGVMKPDVVFFGENVPAETVASAWELFEAGDALLVLGSSLTVYSGRRFIYRAQKEGVPIAIVNVGPTRADEAAVVKVEGRTGEVLPRLHHLLLQS, from the coding sequence ATGGATCTGCTTACCGTTTCCCGTGCGCAGGGCGACGTCGAGGCGCTCGCGGATCATCTTCGCGACCGGCGAGTGGTTGCCCTGGTCGGCGCGGGATGCAGCACGGAATCCGGCATCCCCGACTACCGCGGTCCCGAGTCGATCAAGCGGGAACGGCGGCCGATCCAATACCAGGAGTTCGTGGGCCGCCCGGCGGCCCGGGTGCGGTACTGGGCGCGGAGCATGATCGGCTGGCCGCGCATCCGCGCGGCGCGGCCGAACGCGGGCCACTTCGCGCTGGCGGCGATGGAGGGGTCGGGCCTGCTCCACGGGGTCATCACCCAGAATGTCGACGGCCTCCACCAGGCGGCGGGGAGCCGCCGGGTGGTGGAGCTCCACGGCTCCCTCGACCGGGTGCGCTGCCTGGACTGCGGTGGGGTGGTTTCGCGCACGCAGTACCAGTCACAGCTGCTCGACCTCAATACCGCCTGGATCGAGCGCTTCACCATCCAGAGCGGGCCGGGGGATGCGGAAGCCGCGCCGGACGGCGACGCCGAGCTGCCGGCAGAGGCGATGGAGCAATTCGCTGTCCCGCCCTGCGATCACTGCGGTGGGGTGATGAAGCCGGATGTGGTCTTCTTCGGGGAGAACGTGCCCGCGGAGACGGTGGCCTCCGCGTGGGAGCTCTTCGAGGCGGGCGACGCGCTGCTGGTGCTCGGCTCCTCCCTCACGGTCTACTCCGGCCGGCGCTTCATCTACCGCGCCCAGAAAGAGGGCGTGCCGATCGCCATCGTGAACGTCGGTCCCACCCGCGCGGACGAGGCTGCCGTGGTGAAGGTGGAGGGTCGGACCGGCGAGGTGCTCCCGCGGCTACACCACCTGCTCCTCCAGAGCTGA